The Juglans regia cultivar Chandler chromosome 2, Walnut 2.0, whole genome shotgun sequence genome includes a window with the following:
- the LOC109012164 gene encoding uncharacterized protein LOC109012164, translating to MTGEEVAGPAAPKVLRLLYFVGAGFICTAAINKWRQLERKAMLQKQQGNQLPEDSANAVQKAVD from the exons ATGACGGGAGAAGAGGTCGCGGGTCCTGCCGCCCCCAAGGTCCTCCGTCTGCTATATTTTGTCGGTGCTGGAT TCATTTGCACGGCTGCAATTAACAAGTGGCGGCAGCTGGAGCGTAAAGCAATGCTACAGAAGCAGCAGGGGAATCAATTGCCTGAAGATTCAGCAAACGCGGTGCAAAAGGCCGTCGATTAA